From a region of the Panicum virgatum strain AP13 chromosome 2K, P.virgatum_v5, whole genome shotgun sequence genome:
- the LOC120695854 gene encoding glutaredoxin-C9-like, with protein sequence MLRMEVAESGSGGVAEAAASSPAPSDAAMAVYERVARMASGNAVVVFSASGCCMCHVVKRLLLGLGVGPTVYELDQLGGGGREIQAALAQLLPPGQPPVPVVFVGGRLLGGVDKVMACHINGTLVPLLKQAGALWL encoded by the coding sequence ATGCTGCGGATGGAGGTGGCGGagtccggcagcggcggcgtggccgaggcggcggcgtcctccccCGCGCCGTCGGACGCCGCCATGGCGGTGTACGAGCGGGTGGCGCGGATGGCGAGCGGGAACGCGGTGGTGGTGTTCAGCGCCAGCGGCTGCTGCATGTGCCACGTCGTCAAGCGCCTGCTCCTGGGGCTGGGCGTCGGCCCCACGGTGTACGAGCTGGACCAGCTCGGGGGCGGCGGGAGGGAGATCCAGGCGGCGCTGGCGCAGCTGCTCCCGCCCGGTCAGCCGCCGGTGCCGGTGGTGTTCGTCGGCGGGCGCCTCCTGGGCGGCGTCGACAAGGTCATGGCCTGCCACATCAACGGCACCCTCGTCCCGCTCCTCAAGCAGGCCGGCGCGCTCTGGCTCTGA
- the LOC120694963 gene encoding glycine-rich protein DOT1-like → MRDDEQSRRHKSSRTPRARDLAVAAELVQEEHAVDGQRLVRVQLQLRGWVGGELRNRRLREPAKARRRSPVRRSTSRSGPAAVDPDLGRTEIGVRVDGDGLQERTADAVREGDGGGGSVETGGGAGGGRWRWIWGDGRRGRGGGCGTGSAGGGRRRGRGADAGRAAREGGGCGTGGAGGGRTEQ, encoded by the coding sequence ATGCGCGACGATGAGCAGAGCCGCAGACACAAGAGTTCAAGAACGCCGCGAGCccgcgacctcgccgtcgctgcCGAGCTTGTGCAAGAAGAGCACGCAGTTGACGGCCAGCGTCTCGTCCGGGTGCAGCTCCAGCTCCGTGGCTgggtcggcggcgagctgcggAATAGGAGGTTGAGGGAGCCGGCGAAGGCGCGGAGACGGTCGCCGGTGCGGAGGAGCACGTCGCGGTCGGGGCCGGCGGCCGTGGATCCGGACCTCGGGCGGACCGAGATCGGGGTCCGCGTGGACGGCGATGGGCTGCAGGAGCGGACGGCCGATGCGGTGCGGGAGGGGGACGGTGGCGGTGGATCTGTGGAGACGGGCGGTGGTGCGGGAggagggcggtggcggtggatctggggagacgggcggcgcgggagggggGGCGGATGCGGGACGGGCAGCGcgggaggggggcggcggcgcgggagggggGCGGATGcgggacgggcggcgcgggagggggGCGGATGcgggacgggcggcgcgggaggTGGGCGGACAGAGCAATAA
- the LOC120694964 gene encoding leucine-rich repeat receptor-like serine/threonine-protein kinase At1g17230 — protein MASPVARFLLPAAVLFLAVLGSAEAGTEAAAALLEFKRAMLDVDGRLSGWGGAGADPCGWAGIACSAAGEVTGVTLHGLNLHGGLSGAVCALPRLAVLNVSKNALAGAVPPGLAACAALEVLDLSTNALHGAVPPELCTLRALRRLFLSENLLASEIPAAIGNLTALEELEIYSNNLTGKIPTSIRALRRLRVIRAGFNDISGPIPVELTECANLEALGLMQNNFTGELPRELARLKNLTTLFLSKNALSGEVPPELGSCTNLQKLALNDNAFTGGVPRELAALPSLLKLYIYKNQLDGTIPPELGNLQSVQDIDLSENKLAGIIPGELGRIPTLRLLYLFENRLQGSIPPELGQLSSIRKIDLSINNLTGTIPMAFQNLSSLVNLLLSDNHLHGIIPPFLGANSKFSVLDLSDNQLTGNIVP, from the coding sequence ATGGCGTCGCCCGTGGCGCGGTTCTTGCTCCCGGCGGCGGTCTTGTTCCTCGCCGTCCTTGGATCGGCTGAGGCGGggaccgaggcggcggcggcgctgctggagTTCAAGCGCGCGATGCTGGACGTGGACGGGCGGCTTTCCGGCTGGGGCGGCGCGGGTGCGGACCCCTGCGGGTGGGCCGGCAtcgcctgctccgccgccggcgaggtcaccGGCGTCACGCTCCACGGCCTCAACCTCCACGGGGGGCTCTCCGGCGCCGTCTGCGCGCTCCCGCGCCTCGCCGTCCTCAACGTCTCCAAGAACGCGCTCGCGGGCGCCGTCCCGCCCGgcctcgccgcctgcgccgcgctCGAGGTCCTCGACCTCAGCACCAACGCGCTTCACGGCGCCGTCCCGCCGGAGCTCTGCACGCTGCGGGCCCTCCGCCGCCTCTTCCTCAGCGAGAACCTCCTCGCAAGCGAGATCCCCGCCGCCATCGGCAACCTCACCGCGCTCGAGGAGCTCGAAATCTACAGCAACAATCTCACCGGGAAGATCCCCACATCCATCCGCGCGCTGCGCCGGCTCCGCGTCATCCGCGCCGGGTTCAACGACATCTCCGGCCCCATCCCCGTCGAGCTCACCGAGTGCGCCAACCTCGAGGCGCTCGGGCTCATGCAGAACAACTTCACCGGGGAGCTGCCCCGGGAGCTCGCCCGCCTCAAGAACCTCACCACATTGTTCCTCTCGAAGAACGCCCTCTCCGGCGAGGTCCCGCCGGAGCTCGGGAGCTGCACCAACCTCCAGAAGCTCGCCCTCAACGACAACGCCTTCACCGGAGGCGTGCCCAGGGAACTCGCCGCGCTGCCGTCGCTCTTAAAGCTGTACATTTACAAGAACCAGCTCGACGGCACCATCCCACCGGAGCTGGGAAACCTGCAGAGTGTACAGGATATTGACCTCTCGGAGAACAAGCTCGCCGGCATCATCCCCGGCGAGCTTGGCCGGATACCCACGCTCCGGCTTCTCTACCTCTTCGAGAACCGCCTGCAAGGTAGCATCCCGCCGGAGCTCGGCCAGTTGAGCAGCATAAGAAAGATTGACTTGTCCATCAACAACCTCACCGGCACAATTCCGATGGCGTTTCAGAACCTCAGCAGCTTGGTGAATTTGCTACTCTCCGATAACCATCTCCATGGCATCATCCCTCCATTTTTGGGAGCCAACAGTAAATTCTCA